In Peromyscus eremicus chromosome 2, PerEre_H2_v1, whole genome shotgun sequence, a single genomic region encodes these proteins:
- the Aadacl3 gene encoding arylacetamide deacetylase-like 3, protein MVVLALTLLVAAAAAAFSLGVLLWVICIQLWTEHIPEGITHPVRLRILSCLLRLSMTWGMIFEKLGLCYAPQFASFVHDLKPLKRDPDVVVTDLRFGTIPVKLYQPKESSSTLRPGIIFFHGGGTILGSLRTHHSICLRLSKDCDSVVVAVGYRKSPQYKFPVMKEDCVAATIHFLKSLHVYGVDPARVVVCGDSVGGNAATVVCQTFVNQADLPRIRAQILIYSSLQVIDFWGPSCQQNANIPLLSWNMAFYCCCCHLDMKTSWKNVIKNGAHLPLEIWEKYRKWLGSENIPERFKKRGYQCIPPGPVNEDAYREVNLILNTICSPLIAEDDIVSQLPETCIVSCEYDLLRDHSLLYKKRLEDLGVPVTWHHMEDGFHGVLNTLDFGFLSFPCSSRIMDVVTQFIRKL, encoded by the exons ATGGTGGTTCTGGCCCTGACACTCCttgtagctgctgctgctgctgcgttCTCGCTAGGAGTTCTGCTGTGGGTGATCTGTATACAACTTTGGACGGAACACATCCCCGAAGGCATCACTCATCCTGTGAGGCTGCGAATCCTCAGTTGCCTTTTACGTCTGTCAATGACATGG GGGATGATTTTTGAGAAGCTGGGACTGTGTTATGCACCCCAGTTTGCCAGTTTTGTGCATGATCTGAAGCCACTCAAGAGAGATCCTGATGTTGTGGTCACAGATCTTCGCTTTGGGACAATCCCTGTGAAACTATATCAGCCCAAGGAATCTTCCTCCACCCTTAGGCCTGGCATCATCTTCTTCCATGGTGGTGGAACTATCCTGGGGAGCTTGA gAACCCACCACAGCATATGCTTACGTTTGTCCAAGGACTGTGACTCTGTTGTCGTGGCAGTCGG ATACAGAAAGTCTCCCCAGTACAAGTTCCCAGTAATGAAAGAGGACTGTGTGGCAGCCACCATCCACTTTCTGAAATCATTGCATGTGTATGGAGTGGATCCAGCTCGGGTTGTGGTCTGTGGTGACAGTGTAGGAGGAAATGCAGCCACTGTGGTGTGTCAAACATTTGTGAACCAAGCAGATCTTCCTCGGATCCGGGCTCAGATTTTGATCTACTCCTCACTGCAAGTCATAGATTTTTGGGGCCCTTCTTGTCAACAGAATGCCAACATTCCACTGCTCTCCTGGAATATGGCCTTTTACTGTTGCTGTTGTCACCTAGACATGAAGACTTCCTGGAAAAATGTCATCAAGAATGGTGCCCATTTGCCTCTGGAAATCTGGGAGAAATACAGAAAGTGGTTGGGCTCAGAAAACATCCCAGAGAGGTTTAAGAAGCGAGGCTACCAATGCATACCCCCAGGGCCTGTGAATGAAGATGCTTACCGGGAGGTAAATCTCATACTGAACACAATATGCTCACCCCTCATTGCAGAAGATGATATAGTATCTCAGCTCCCAGAAACCTGCATTGTGAGCTGTGAGTATGACCTTCTCCGGGACCATTCACTTCTATACAAGAAGAGGCTGGAAGATCTGGGGGTGCCTGTGACGTGGCATCATATGGAGGATGGTTTCCATGGAGTGCTTAATACCCTTGACTTTGGCTTCTTGAGCTTCCCTTGCTCCTCAAGAATTATGGACGTGGTTACCCAGTTTATTAGAAAGTTGTGA